The Xanthomonas indica genome has a segment encoding these proteins:
- a CDS encoding response regulator, which translates to MTAIRTILLAEDSPADAEMAVDALRDARLANPIVHVEDGVEAMDYLLRRGAYADREEGLPAVLLLDIKMPRLDGLEVLKLVRSDESLKRLPVVILSSSREESDLARSWDLGVNAYVVKPVDVDQFFTAVKTLGTFWALINQAPDKE; encoded by the coding sequence ATGACCGCCATCCGCACCATTCTGCTTGCCGAAGACAGCCCCGCCGATGCCGAGATGGCAGTGGATGCATTGCGCGACGCGCGTCTGGCCAATCCCATCGTGCACGTCGAGGACGGCGTCGAGGCGATGGACTACCTGCTGCGCCGCGGCGCCTACGCCGATCGCGAGGAAGGCCTGCCGGCGGTGCTGCTGCTGGACATCAAGATGCCGCGCCTGGATGGCCTGGAAGTGCTCAAGCTGGTGCGCAGCGACGAGTCGCTCAAGCGCCTGCCGGTGGTGATCCTGTCGTCCTCGCGCGAGGAAAGCGACCTGGCCCGCAGCTGGGACCTGGGCGTCAACGCCTACGTGGTCAAGCCGGTGGACGTGGACCAGTTCTTCACCGCGGTGAAGACGCTGGGAACCTTCTGGGCGCTGATCAACCAGGCGCCGGACAAAGAGTAA